Proteins co-encoded in one Accipiter gentilis chromosome 5, bAccGen1.1, whole genome shotgun sequence genomic window:
- the ACBD4 gene encoding acyl-CoA-binding domain-containing protein 4 isoform X3: MEEAGCGAQFRAAVQVIQGLPRSGSYRPSYEEMLRFYSYYKQATAGRCQGPRPGFWDPIGRYKWDAWHSLGRMSKEEAMAAYVAEMKKVAQKIIDTVPMDETTEEMFGYFEPLYEVIHDMPRPPEAFFKRKGGGGLAPAAEALEGSQVTSDSEGDVYCDTLEQMEPEQAGQPLGLSPNGVQAGPEPPVPRNAGQGERGEGRRLEGRSSAGLTALGSERDLCLARGEQDTGSAPELTLGLPVELDARVASTVRALQDDMRRVLERLSELETLASAQGDAAGTDPGQPFAPQATSLWPLPVSPRTLLFLVTWPFITQWLLRRWQGRKR, from the exons ATGGAGGAGGCGGGTTGCGGGGCGCAGTTCCGCGCCGCCGTTCAGGTTATCCAAGGGCTGCCCCGGAGCG GTTCGTACCGGCCCTCCTATGAGGAGATGCTGCGTTTCTACAGCTACTACAAGCAGGCGACGGCGGGGCGCTGCCAAGGCCCAAGGCCCGGCTTCTGGGACCCCATCGGCCGGTACAAGTG GGATGCCTGGCACAGCCTGGGGAGGATGTCCAAGGAGGAGGCGATGGCGGCTTATGTGGCCGAGATGAAGAAGGTGGCCCAAAAG ATCATTGACACGGTGCCCATGGATGAGACGACAGAGGAGATGTTCGGGTACTTCGAGCCGCTCTACGAGGTGATCCACGACATGCCCCGGCCCCCTGAGGCCTTCTTCAAGAGGAAAGGGG GAGGtgggctggctcctgctgccGAGGCACTTGAGGGTAGCCAGGTGACCAGTGACTCCGAGGGGGACGTGTACTGCGATACCCTTGAGCAGATGGAGCCTGAGCAG GCTGGGCAGCCGCTGGGTCTCTCCCCGAATGGTGTCCAGGCTGGGCCTGAGCCCCCAGTGCCCCGCAACGCTGGGCAGGGAGAGCGGGGTGAAGGAAGAAGACTAGAGGGGAGGAGCAGCGCTGGCCTCACAGCCCTTGGCTCCGAGAGAG ATCTTTGCCTTGCCAGAGGAGAGCAGGACACTGGGAGCGCCCCTGAGCTCACCCTGGGGCTGCCGGTGGAGCTGGATGCCCGCGTGGCCAGCACCGTCCGAGCCCTGCAGGATGACATGCGTCGAGTGTTGGAGCGCCTGAGCGAGCTGGAGACGCTCGCCTCCGCGCAG GGGGATGCAGCTGGGACCGACCCTGGCCAGCCGTTTGCCCCGCAG gcaaCGTCCCTGTGGCCCCTGCCTGTTTCCCCACGCACTCTGCTCTTCCTCGTCACCTGGCCCTTCATCACCCAGTGGCTGCTGCgccgctggcagggcaggaagAGGTGA
- the ACBD4 gene encoding acyl-CoA-binding domain-containing protein 4 isoform X1, whose amino-acid sequence MEEAGCGAQFRAAVQVIQGLPRSGSYRPSYEEMLRFYSYYKQATAGRCQGPRPGFWDPIGRYKWDAWHSLGRMSKEEAMAAYVAEMKKVAQKIIDTVPMDETTEEMFGYFEPLYEVIHDMPRPPEAFFKRKGGSQERMASTSQDVPASSPAPERPEDALPGEQRNGQNVPGGGLAPAAEALEGSQVTSDSEGDVYCDTLEQMEPEQAGQPLGLSPNGVQAGPEPPVPRNAGQGERGEGRRLEGRSSAGLTALGSERDLCLARGEQDTGSAPELTLGLPVELDARVASTVRALQDDMRRVLERLSELETLASAQGDAAGTDPGQPFAPQATSLWPLPVSPRTLLFLVTWPFITQWLLRRWQGRKR is encoded by the exons ATGGAGGAGGCGGGTTGCGGGGCGCAGTTCCGCGCCGCCGTTCAGGTTATCCAAGGGCTGCCCCGGAGCG GTTCGTACCGGCCCTCCTATGAGGAGATGCTGCGTTTCTACAGCTACTACAAGCAGGCGACGGCGGGGCGCTGCCAAGGCCCAAGGCCCGGCTTCTGGGACCCCATCGGCCGGTACAAGTG GGATGCCTGGCACAGCCTGGGGAGGATGTCCAAGGAGGAGGCGATGGCGGCTTATGTGGCCGAGATGAAGAAGGTGGCCCAAAAG ATCATTGACACGGTGCCCATGGATGAGACGACAGAGGAGATGTTCGGGTACTTCGAGCCGCTCTACGAGGTGATCCACGACATGCCCCGGCCCCCTGAGGCCTTCTTCAAGAGGAAAGGGG GCAGTCAGGAGCGGATGGCCAGCACCAGCCAGGACGTCCCAGCAAGCAGCCCAGCTCCGGAGCGCCCAGAAGATGCCCTGCCCGGGGAGCAGCGGAATGGGCAGAACGTGCCAG GAGGtgggctggctcctgctgccGAGGCACTTGAGGGTAGCCAGGTGACCAGTGACTCCGAGGGGGACGTGTACTGCGATACCCTTGAGCAGATGGAGCCTGAGCAG GCTGGGCAGCCGCTGGGTCTCTCCCCGAATGGTGTCCAGGCTGGGCCTGAGCCCCCAGTGCCCCGCAACGCTGGGCAGGGAGAGCGGGGTGAAGGAAGAAGACTAGAGGGGAGGAGCAGCGCTGGCCTCACAGCCCTTGGCTCCGAGAGAG ATCTTTGCCTTGCCAGAGGAGAGCAGGACACTGGGAGCGCCCCTGAGCTCACCCTGGGGCTGCCGGTGGAGCTGGATGCCCGCGTGGCCAGCACCGTCCGAGCCCTGCAGGATGACATGCGTCGAGTGTTGGAGCGCCTGAGCGAGCTGGAGACGCTCGCCTCCGCGCAG GGGGATGCAGCTGGGACCGACCCTGGCCAGCCGTTTGCCCCGCAG gcaaCGTCCCTGTGGCCCCTGCCTGTTTCCCCACGCACTCTGCTCTTCCTCGTCACCTGGCCCTTCATCACCCAGTGGCTGCTGCgccgctggcagggcaggaagAGGTGA
- the ACBD4 gene encoding acyl-CoA-binding domain-containing protein 4 isoform X4 — translation MEEAGCGAQFRAAVQVIQGLPRSGSYRPSYEEMLRFYSYYKQATAGRCQGPRPGFWDPIGRYKWDAWHSLGRMSKEEAMAAYVAEMKKVAQKIIDTVPMDETTEEMFGYFEPLYEVIHDMPRPPEAFFKRKGGSQERMASTSQDVPASSPAPERPEDALPGEQRNGQNVPDLCLARGEQDTGSAPELTLGLPVELDARVASTVRALQDDMRRVLERLSELETLASAQGDAAGTDPGQPFAPQATSLWPLPVSPRTLLFLVTWPFITQWLLRRWQGRKR, via the exons ATGGAGGAGGCGGGTTGCGGGGCGCAGTTCCGCGCCGCCGTTCAGGTTATCCAAGGGCTGCCCCGGAGCG GTTCGTACCGGCCCTCCTATGAGGAGATGCTGCGTTTCTACAGCTACTACAAGCAGGCGACGGCGGGGCGCTGCCAAGGCCCAAGGCCCGGCTTCTGGGACCCCATCGGCCGGTACAAGTG GGATGCCTGGCACAGCCTGGGGAGGATGTCCAAGGAGGAGGCGATGGCGGCTTATGTGGCCGAGATGAAGAAGGTGGCCCAAAAG ATCATTGACACGGTGCCCATGGATGAGACGACAGAGGAGATGTTCGGGTACTTCGAGCCGCTCTACGAGGTGATCCACGACATGCCCCGGCCCCCTGAGGCCTTCTTCAAGAGGAAAGGGG GCAGTCAGGAGCGGATGGCCAGCACCAGCCAGGACGTCCCAGCAAGCAGCCCAGCTCCGGAGCGCCCAGAAGATGCCCTGCCCGGGGAGCAGCGGAATGGGCAGAACGTGCCAG ATCTTTGCCTTGCCAGAGGAGAGCAGGACACTGGGAGCGCCCCTGAGCTCACCCTGGGGCTGCCGGTGGAGCTGGATGCCCGCGTGGCCAGCACCGTCCGAGCCCTGCAGGATGACATGCGTCGAGTGTTGGAGCGCCTGAGCGAGCTGGAGACGCTCGCCTCCGCGCAG GGGGATGCAGCTGGGACCGACCCTGGCCAGCCGTTTGCCCCGCAG gcaaCGTCCCTGTGGCCCCTGCCTGTTTCCCCACGCACTCTGCTCTTCCTCGTCACCTGGCCCTTCATCACCCAGTGGCTGCTGCgccgctggcagggcaggaagAGGTGA
- the ACBD4 gene encoding acyl-CoA-binding domain-containing protein 4 isoform X2, with the protein MLRFYSYYKQATAGRCQGPRPGFWDPIGRYKWDAWHSLGRMSKEEAMAAYVAEMKKVAQKIIDTVPMDETTEEMFGYFEPLYEVIHDMPRPPEAFFKRKGGSQERMASTSQDVPASSPAPERPEDALPGEQRNGQNVPGGGLAPAAEALEGSQVTSDSEGDVYCDTLEQMEPEQAGQPLGLSPNGVQAGPEPPVPRNAGQGERGEGRRLEGRSSAGLTALGSERDLCLARGEQDTGSAPELTLGLPVELDARVASTVRALQDDMRRVLERLSELETLASAQGDAAGTDPGQPFAPQATSLWPLPVSPRTLLFLVTWPFITQWLLRRWQGRKR; encoded by the exons ATGCTGCGTTTCTACAGCTACTACAAGCAGGCGACGGCGGGGCGCTGCCAAGGCCCAAGGCCCGGCTTCTGGGACCCCATCGGCCGGTACAAGTG GGATGCCTGGCACAGCCTGGGGAGGATGTCCAAGGAGGAGGCGATGGCGGCTTATGTGGCCGAGATGAAGAAGGTGGCCCAAAAG ATCATTGACACGGTGCCCATGGATGAGACGACAGAGGAGATGTTCGGGTACTTCGAGCCGCTCTACGAGGTGATCCACGACATGCCCCGGCCCCCTGAGGCCTTCTTCAAGAGGAAAGGGG GCAGTCAGGAGCGGATGGCCAGCACCAGCCAGGACGTCCCAGCAAGCAGCCCAGCTCCGGAGCGCCCAGAAGATGCCCTGCCCGGGGAGCAGCGGAATGGGCAGAACGTGCCAG GAGGtgggctggctcctgctgccGAGGCACTTGAGGGTAGCCAGGTGACCAGTGACTCCGAGGGGGACGTGTACTGCGATACCCTTGAGCAGATGGAGCCTGAGCAG GCTGGGCAGCCGCTGGGTCTCTCCCCGAATGGTGTCCAGGCTGGGCCTGAGCCCCCAGTGCCCCGCAACGCTGGGCAGGGAGAGCGGGGTGAAGGAAGAAGACTAGAGGGGAGGAGCAGCGCTGGCCTCACAGCCCTTGGCTCCGAGAGAG ATCTTTGCCTTGCCAGAGGAGAGCAGGACACTGGGAGCGCCCCTGAGCTCACCCTGGGGCTGCCGGTGGAGCTGGATGCCCGCGTGGCCAGCACCGTCCGAGCCCTGCAGGATGACATGCGTCGAGTGTTGGAGCGCCTGAGCGAGCTGGAGACGCTCGCCTCCGCGCAG GGGGATGCAGCTGGGACCGACCCTGGCCAGCCGTTTGCCCCGCAG gcaaCGTCCCTGTGGCCCCTGCCTGTTTCCCCACGCACTCTGCTCTTCCTCGTCACCTGGCCCTTCATCACCCAGTGGCTGCTGCgccgctggcagggcaggaagAGGTGA
- the HEXIM1 gene encoding protein HEXIM1: protein MADAAAVAEPEPGPEPQREPEPQPEPEPEPERGGAPAADGEAGRLPPPGAEEAAAAAEGAGGAEGRPAAGGAARPGLGPRYRSSVGRTEEWPVKKKHRRRPSKKKRRWKPYSKLSWEEKQQFDERQSLRASRLRAEMFAKGQPVAPYNTTQFLMEDHDQEEPDLKTGLYPRRAAAKSDDTSEEDFLEEAAEEDGGSDGMGGDGSEFLQRDFSETYERYHVESLQNMSKQELVKEYLELEKCLSRMEEENNRLRMESKKHGGETAETARLRQLELEVDRLRAENLQLLKEKDLPRQEKGPCKLGE, encoded by the coding sequence ATGGCCGACGCGGCGGCGGTCGccgagccggagccggggccggagccCCAGCGCGAACCGGAGCCCCAGCCGGAGCCCGAGCCGGAGCCCGAGCGCGGCGGCGCGCCGGCGGCGGACGGGGAGGCCGGTCGGCTGCCGCCCCCcggggcggaggaggcggcggcggcggcggagggcgcGGGCGGCGCCgaggggcggccggcggcgggcggagcggcgcGTCCCGGCCTGGGCCCGCGGTACCGGTCGTCCGTGGGTCGCACCGAGGAGTGGCCGGTGAAGAAGAAGCACCGCCGGCGGCCGTCGAAGAAGAAGCGGCGCTGGAAGCCCTACTCGAAgctgagctgggaggagaagcagcagttcGACGAGCGGCAGAGCCTCCGCGCCTCCCGGCTGCGCGCCGAGATGTTCGCCAAGGGGCAGCCGGTGGCTCCCTACAACACCACGCAGTTCCTGATGGAGGACCACGACCAGGAGGAGCCCGACCTGAAAACCGGGCTGTACCCGCGGCGAGCGGCCGCCAAGTCGGACGACACGAGCGAGGAGGATTTCctggaggaggcggcggaggaggacgGGGGCAGCGACGGGATGGGGGGGGACGGCAGCGAGTTTCTGCAGAGGGACTTCTCGGAGACCTACGAGCGGTACCATGTGGAGAGCCTGCAGAACATGAGCAAGCAGGAGCTGGTGAAGGAGTACCTGGAGCTGGAGAAGTGCCTCTCCCGCATGGAGGAGGAGAACAACCGGCTGAGGATGGAGAGCAAAAAACACGGCGGGGAGACGGCAGAGACGGCGCGGCTgcggcagctggagctggaggtggACAGGTTGCGAGCGGAGAacctgcagctgctgaaggagaaggacctgcCCCGGCAGGAGAAAGGCCCCTGCAAGCTGGGGGAGTGa